The Lycium barbarum isolate Lr01 chromosome 10, ASM1917538v2, whole genome shotgun sequence genome includes a region encoding these proteins:
- the LOC132614592 gene encoding agamous-like MADS-box protein AGL15, with amino-acid sequence MGRGKVEIKRIENTNSRQVTFSKRRHGLFKKANELAILCDAEVGVIVFSNNGKQYEFASNSMEHTLARYNGAPESIENGAAALEVNAFRVEIAMLRQLQRRLMGEELKGLNFKELQHLEHQLSEAILAVKDRKEQELMQKLKKSLLQAEKVMLENEALREQIDELKRSSALKKNSVGDPDSDACA; translated from the exons ATGGGGAGAGGAAAAGTTGAGATCAAGAGAATTGAGAACACAAATAGTAGGCAAGTTACATTTTCAAAGAGAAGGCACGGATTGTTTAAGAAAGCCAATGAATTGGCTATCCTCTGTGATGCAGAGGTTGGAGTTATTGTGTTCTCCAACAACGGCAAGCAATATGAATTTGCTAGTAACAG CATGGAACACACATTGGCAAGGTACAATGGGGCTCCAGAATCAATCGAAAATGGTGCAGCAGCG CTTGAAGTGAATGCTTTCAGAGTTGAAATTGCAATGCTACGTCAGTTGCAACG TCGATTGATGGGGGAGGAACTTAAAGGCTTGAACTTCAAAGAGTTGCAGCACTTAGAACATCAATTGAGTGAAGCCATTTTAGCTGTGAAGGACAGAAAG gAACAAGAACTGATGCAAAAACTTAAAAAATCACTGCTGcag gcGGAAAAGGTTATGCTTGAAAATGAAGCCCTGCGTGAACAA ATTGACGAACTAAAACGCAGCTCCGCTTTGAAGAAGAATTCAGTTGGCGATCCTGATTCAGACGCTTGCGCTTAG
- the LOC132615968 gene encoding protein MIZU-KUSSEI 1-like, which translates to MKQAQQQPFDALPRTSSYNKSSKKIIPANNTYPRSNSSITHEYSSDNISDKTLVPKSRSSSSSNHSCNRLTKTRIGVSALIKSLINIISFPTIVLPACKWLNLPTQFSVTSSSSLGRKVTGTLFGHRRGHVSFAVQDDTKSEPVLLIELAISTSSLVKEMSSGLVRIALECEKTAARGGENRRRVGKLQDTEGLVRRVGLFQEPVWTMYCNGRKCGYALSRACTDSDWHVLSTVQSVSVGAGVIPVVDDARKISAAEGELLYMRAKFERVVGSRDSEAFYMMNPDGNGGPELSIFLLRI; encoded by the coding sequence ATGAAACAAGCACAACAACAACCTTTTGATGCTCTTCCAAGAACAAGCAGCTACAACAAAAGCTCCAAAAAAATTATACCTGCTAATAATACTTATCCAAGATCAAATTCTTCAATCACACATGAATATTCTTCCGACAACATTTCAGATAAAACCCTCGTACCTAAAAGTAGAAGCTCATCGTCATCAAACCACAGTTGCAACAGATTAACCAAAACTCGTATAGGAGTTTCAGCATTGATCAAATCACTAATCAACATTATCTCATTTCCAACTATAGTACTCCCTGCATGCAAATGGCTTAACCTCCCTACACAATTTTCCGTCACGTCTTCGTCGTCGCTCGGCAGAAAAGTCACCGGAACCCTATTCGGTCACCGGAGAGGACACGTCAGCTTCGCCGTACAAGACGACACGAAATCCGAACCGGTGTTACTAATCGAGCTCGCAATCTCCACGTCATCTTTAGTGAAGGAGATGTCATCCGGTCTCGTGAGGATCGCGTTGGAGTGCGAGAAAACGGCTGCGCGTGGGGGAGAAAACCGGCGGCGCGTGGGGAAGTTACAGGATACGGAGGGGCTTGTTCGGCGAGTGGGGCTGTTTCAGGAGCCGGTGTGGACGATGTACTGTAACGGGAGGAAGTGTGGGTACGCGCTGTCGAGAGCGTGCACGGATTCGGATTGGCACGTGCTGAGTACGGTGCAGAGTGTGTCGGTCGGGGCGGGTGTGATTCCGGTGGTGGATGATGCACGGAAAATTAGCGCGGCGGAAGGTGAGTTATTGTACATGAGAGCTAAATTTGAACGAGTTGTAGGGAGTCGTGACTCGGAAGCTTTTTATATGATGAATCCTGATGGTAATGGAGGACCTGAACTCAGTATTTTTCTTCTTAGGATATGA
- the LOC132615801 gene encoding uncharacterized protein LOC132615801, whose protein sequence is MFFSSAVQKQYLEKYGLNEMAGEKRGKKIKKAKETGVPQRPPQNLVIRDRSPLPRLPPRGAPLPHDPLMKLASRGIPSYPDDARNPHTQSSCADDDGTHVSNTQRHV, encoded by the exons ATGTTCTTCAGTTCTGCTGTTCAGAAGCAGTACCTTGAGAAATATGGCCTTAATGAG ATGGCAGGTGAAAAGAGGggtaagaaaataaagaaggctAAGGAGACGGGGGTTCCCCAGAGACCACCACAAAACCTTGTGATTAGAGATAGAAGCCCGTTGCCACGCCTCCCACCACGTGGTGCTCCATTGCCTCATGATCCTCTCATGAAACTTGCTTCGAGGGGGATTCCGTCGTATCCTGATGATGCTCGTAACCCCCATACTCAATCTAGTTGTGCGGATGATGATGGGACTCACGTGTCAAACACACAAAGGCATGTTTGA